A DNA window from Roseovarius sp. Pro17 contains the following coding sequences:
- a CDS encoding autotransporter outer membrane beta-barrel domain-containing protein, translated as MLQKFTLVFERSGRSSNPGGRIIKWVSLASNIASGMMLVSMVNPAHAACVTTSVGNADTTNCVAGGPVAPAIDTGDGADSFTMTGGGLVSLDQGSGFDTFVMSGGRIFGIFTNGDNVEFTGGRIGSVNIGAGNNILNMSGTAQIDGLLNSEQGSDTFNLFGGSIGGIFSSGSGNDILTLDGTAMGSNVIFEGGSDQLILRSGSIAGSIFMDDGPGHTNGTDGSDTALVESSFNLGAFTGIFDGGDDFSSADGLVDVLTIRGASATVNGANYINWETIVVDGGSLSFGPILSVGSDPGTGLSLLNGGVLNAAGGFALTGNLSNSGLVSTLNGAVGDTFSMSGGYSGGGLLLVDVDFATDTSDTLTVGGSVTSAGTAISIANVSSGASTGNNVLVVDVTGTTAAGDFTLAGGPVSAGAFTYDLSLLGSQWFLASIGANSVGSVYESAPFVLGTLVDLPTRQQRVSQRRYLTKIAGDRQIARGAWLRAYGDRFDVTPSSSTSGASIDGNSGGLQFGYDALAEVGDNGQWVFGITGQYGTVNSTVTNAMGTGSIKGDGYGLGATATWYGQDGLFFDAQAQLNWLSGDYAASGTDLASDQDAMGYGLSAEIGKRFALHDTVSLIPQAQLIWSSIDGDSFTDSAGSAVDLGSRDSLIGRLGLAYEHEYLDTDGGPEKYFAIGNLVRDFSSASSVNVAGAPLGASYNHTWAEIGLGGSKFWDDNKAIYGEVSYRRSLSNNGSSGLGLTAGFSIQW; from the coding sequence ATGCTTCAAAAGTTCACTTTAGTCTTTGAACGTAGTGGAAGATCATCAAACCCAGGTGGTCGTATTATCAAATGGGTAAGCTTGGCATCAAACATTGCATCAGGGATGATGCTGGTTTCAATGGTTAACCCGGCACATGCTGCCTGTGTAACTACGTCAGTTGGGAATGCTGACACAACAAACTGCGTTGCTGGCGGCCCTGTAGCGCCTGCAATCGACACCGGTGACGGTGCCGACAGCTTCACGATGACCGGTGGCGGTTTGGTTAGCCTCGATCAGGGCTCCGGCTTTGACACATTCGTGATGAGCGGCGGTCGTATCTTCGGGATTTTCACAAATGGGGATAATGTTGAATTTACCGGGGGGCGCATTGGCAGTGTTAATATCGGCGCCGGAAATAATATACTTAACATGTCTGGCACCGCGCAGATCGACGGGCTTCTGAACTCGGAACAGGGGAGTGATACCTTTAACCTGTTCGGTGGTTCTATCGGCGGCATTTTTTCCTCGGGCAGCGGAAACGACATTCTGACACTTGATGGCACCGCAATGGGTAGCAATGTAATCTTCGAGGGCGGTTCAGACCAACTGATTCTAAGGTCGGGGTCCATTGCTGGTTCGATTTTCATGGACGATGGGCCGGGGCATACAAATGGCACCGACGGATCTGATACCGCACTTGTGGAAAGCAGCTTTAATCTGGGCGCATTTACTGGAATCTTCGATGGCGGCGATGACTTTTCTTCGGCGGACGGCCTAGTCGATGTTCTGACCATTCGCGGCGCATCCGCGACAGTTAATGGTGCGAACTACATCAATTGGGAAACTATAGTTGTTGACGGTGGATCGCTCAGCTTTGGCCCAATCTTATCTGTTGGATCTGACCCAGGAACCGGCCTGAGCTTGTTAAACGGAGGCGTTCTCAATGCGGCAGGCGGTTTTGCCCTAACCGGCAATTTATCCAACAGCGGCCTAGTATCGACGCTAAATGGTGCGGTCGGAGACACCTTCAGCATGTCTGGCGGTTATTCCGGCGGTGGTCTGCTTCTTGTCGACGTGGATTTTGCGACCGACACGTCAGATACGCTAACCGTTGGAGGGAGCGTGACTAGCGCTGGAACGGCGATTTCCATTGCAAACGTCTCCTCAGGAGCGTCCACGGGCAATAACGTATTGGTCGTGGATGTCACTGGAACGACAGCTGCGGGAGACTTTACGCTTGCAGGCGGTCCGGTATCAGCTGGCGCGTTCACCTACGATCTCAGTTTGTTAGGAAGCCAATGGTTCTTGGCCAGCATAGGTGCAAACTCAGTCGGCAGTGTTTACGAATCTGCGCCGTTTGTTTTGGGCACTCTCGTTGATCTGCCGACGCGCCAACAGCGGGTCAGCCAACGGCGATACCTCACAAAAATTGCAGGAGACAGACAGATCGCACGCGGCGCGTGGCTGCGTGCCTACGGGGATCGGTTTGACGTTACGCCGTCCAGCAGCACAAGTGGGGCGTCAATTGACGGAAATTCCGGAGGTCTGCAATTTGGCTATGACGCTCTGGCAGAAGTTGGCGACAATGGTCAGTGGGTCTTTGGCATTACTGGTCAGTACGGTACTGTGAATAGCACTGTCACAAATGCCATGGGAACTGGGAGCATAAAAGGTGACGGCTACGGGCTTGGAGCAACGGCAACCTGGTATGGTCAAGACGGGCTTTTCTTTGATGCTCAGGCACAGCTGAACTGGTTAAGCGGGGACTATGCAGCTAGCGGCACTGATCTTGCATCCGACCAGGATGCTATGGGCTATGGTTTGAGCGCTGAGATAGGCAAACGGTTCGCACTGCACGACACCGTATCGCTTATTCCTCAAGCACAATTGATCTGGTCCAGCATTGATGGCGATTCGTTTACGGACAGTGCGGGCAGCGCTGTTGATCTTGGCAGCCGAGATAGCCTGATTGGCCGGCTGGGCCTTGCGTATGAGCACGAATACCTTGACACGGATGGTGGCCCGGAAAAGTATTTTGCTATTGGCAATCTGGTGCGTGACTTCTCCAGCGCAAGCTCTGTCAACGTGGCCGGGGCACCTTTGGGCGCAAGCTACAACCACACCTGGGCTGAGATCGGCCTCGGCGGCTCAAAGTTCTGGGATGATAACAAGGCTATTTACGGTGAAGTCTCATATCGCCGATCTCTCAGCAACAACGGCAGCTCAGGACTTGGCCTAACAGCAGGGTTCAGCATCCAGTGGTGA
- a CDS encoding TrlF family AAA-like ATPase: MNAPKPILTTGSIWRRWDPHIHAPGTTLNDQFGSNDVWEKYLSAVETSEPKIEGLGVTDYYLLDTYKEVLRYKTANRLADVTTIFPNIELRLTTRAGTGFVNIHLLIDPTAEDHVGNTERLLARLEFEAHGDTFKCAREDLIRLGRKTLTTNASEKALIAEGANQFKVEFSQLKNVYRKSDWAKANVLVAVAGGKDDGTSGLRQASDATLRAEIEKFAHVIFASSVAQREFWTGKRPAISVDGLKERYGGCKPCLHGCDAHRPEEVGQPAHNRYSWVKGAPTFDALRQACIDPEYRAFVEEEPPAGALPSQVIQSVAIADADWAKTDFVPLNPGLVAIIGARGSGKTALADMIAAVCDAVPASVWSDGELQTPSFLSRARPLIGSARATLTWGSDETVERALDGSDSGGFTAYPRARYLSQQFVEELCSPAGISDGLVHEIERVVYQSYDPDTAEGATSFTELRNQRTERFRQARDREEAAIDTLSDHIATELENGAKVADLEKQIGQKDKLITDQSVDKSHLKLTGKPEFLARHEELSATAESVRRSINLHSEKRRAYLALQDEVASVRATTAPEMLRETKENHLKGSMSDEQWGNFLLVYNGDVDATLRTVIAAADQKVTQLTGDAVDVEDRNAPLIPDDQDLATVTLNRLTAELERLSGFITADDHVRKQWQAATATITRENAALEKLKIELTSAQGAGARRKVLQSQRIDCYERIFQAIINEQLALQDLYQPLLRRLEKTSGTLGKLRFTVTRIVDVEKWGRYGEANLFDKRRKGATKGVGSLTALAADRLAPAWQTGTAADVRKAMETFMETHAQELLSHAPYEKNERVDLRNWMNQFAHWLFATDHITVRYEINYDGVDIRKLSPGTRGIVLLLLYLALDDQDDRPLIIDQPEENLDPKSVNDELVPLFIEAKKRRQVIMVTHNANLVVNTDADQIIIAEAGPHPVGGLPPITYYGAGLESQEIRAEVCKILEGGEPAFQDRARRLRVRMER, encoded by the coding sequence ATGAATGCGCCAAAACCAATTCTGACAACCGGCTCAATCTGGCGGAGGTGGGATCCGCACATTCACGCACCTGGCACAACGCTCAATGACCAGTTTGGCAGCAACGATGTTTGGGAAAAATATTTGTCAGCTGTCGAAACAAGCGAGCCCAAAATCGAAGGACTTGGCGTTACCGATTACTACCTCCTCGACACATACAAGGAAGTTCTTCGATACAAGACCGCCAATAGGTTGGCTGACGTAACAACGATTTTTCCAAATATTGAGCTCAGGCTCACTACGCGTGCGGGAACTGGATTCGTCAACATTCACTTACTTATCGACCCCACCGCTGAGGATCATGTCGGAAACACAGAGAGGTTGCTTGCACGGCTCGAATTTGAAGCTCATGGCGACACCTTCAAATGTGCCCGTGAAGACCTTATCCGTTTGGGGCGAAAGACACTGACAACTAACGCTTCGGAAAAGGCGCTTATTGCAGAAGGTGCGAACCAGTTCAAAGTAGAATTTTCGCAACTGAAGAATGTTTACAGGAAGTCCGACTGGGCAAAGGCGAATGTCTTAGTCGCAGTCGCTGGTGGGAAAGATGATGGCACTTCTGGCTTACGTCAGGCATCTGACGCGACGCTGCGTGCAGAGATCGAGAAGTTTGCCCACGTTATCTTTGCCAGCAGTGTCGCTCAACGTGAGTTTTGGACTGGTAAGCGACCAGCCATAAGCGTTGACGGGCTTAAGGAGAGATACGGAGGCTGCAAGCCTTGCCTTCATGGTTGTGATGCGCACCGTCCTGAAGAGGTCGGTCAACCTGCCCACAACCGCTATTCCTGGGTGAAAGGAGCCCCCACCTTTGACGCCTTGCGCCAAGCCTGCATCGATCCAGAATACCGGGCCTTTGTTGAGGAGGAACCTCCAGCGGGCGCGCTACCCTCTCAAGTAATACAATCAGTCGCCATTGCTGACGCCGATTGGGCCAAAACAGATTTCGTGCCTCTAAACCCTGGACTTGTCGCCATAATCGGTGCGCGAGGTTCAGGCAAAACCGCCCTTGCCGATATGATAGCGGCAGTTTGCGATGCTGTACCAGCATCGGTTTGGTCCGATGGTGAGCTCCAAACGCCATCATTTCTCAGTCGAGCGAGACCACTTATCGGTTCCGCTCGTGCAACGTTGACCTGGGGAAGCGACGAGACAGTTGAACGTGCGCTCGATGGGTCGGACTCCGGTGGTTTTACAGCCTATCCGCGTGCGCGCTATCTCTCACAACAATTCGTCGAAGAACTATGCTCTCCAGCCGGAATTTCTGATGGCTTAGTGCATGAAATTGAACGTGTCGTCTATCAATCCTATGACCCAGATACGGCCGAAGGAGCCACCAGCTTCACAGAGCTTCGGAACCAGAGGACGGAGCGATTTCGTCAAGCGAGAGACCGGGAAGAGGCAGCCATTGACACGCTCTCTGATCACATTGCTACTGAGCTTGAAAATGGGGCGAAGGTTGCCGATCTTGAGAAGCAGATTGGCCAAAAGGACAAGCTCATAACCGATCAGTCCGTCGACAAAAGCCACCTAAAGCTAACTGGAAAACCGGAATTTTTAGCCCGGCATGAAGAATTATCAGCCACTGCAGAATCCGTCCGCCGCAGTATAAATTTACATTCTGAAAAACGCCGCGCGTATCTCGCTCTTCAGGATGAAGTAGCCAGTGTTCGCGCCACTACTGCGCCAGAGATGCTCAGAGAGACCAAGGAAAACCACCTAAAGGGCAGCATGTCGGATGAGCAGTGGGGGAATTTTCTGCTGGTCTATAATGGCGACGTAGATGCGACGCTGCGAACCGTCATCGCTGCAGCTGACCAAAAGGTCACGCAGCTCACGGGCGATGCTGTTGACGTAGAGGATCGCAACGCTCCGCTGATTCCAGATGATCAGGATCTTGCAACTGTTACCCTCAATCGGCTCACTGCCGAACTTGAACGTCTGTCTGGGTTCATCACGGCTGATGATCACGTTCGCAAACAGTGGCAGGCCGCGACTGCAACGATTACACGAGAGAACGCGGCACTCGAGAAGTTGAAGATAGAACTCACATCGGCCCAAGGAGCGGGGGCACGTCGCAAAGTCCTACAAAGTCAGCGCATTGATTGCTACGAACGCATTTTTCAAGCGATCATCAATGAACAGCTTGCGTTGCAAGACCTCTATCAACCTTTGCTAAGGCGTTTGGAAAAAACATCCGGCACTCTTGGCAAATTGCGGTTCACAGTGACCCGTATCGTCGATGTCGAGAAATGGGGCCGCTACGGTGAAGCAAACCTATTTGATAAGCGCCGCAAAGGGGCTACGAAGGGAGTTGGTTCTTTGACGGCACTTGCCGCAGACCGCCTTGCGCCGGCCTGGCAAACAGGCACCGCCGCTGACGTTCGCAAAGCCATGGAAACTTTCATGGAAACACACGCACAAGAGCTCCTGTCACACGCGCCATATGAAAAGAACGAAAGGGTTGATCTGCGAAATTGGATGAACCAGTTTGCACATTGGTTGTTCGCCACAGATCACATCACTGTCCGCTATGAGATAAACTATGATGGCGTGGACATCCGCAAGCTCTCTCCGGGGACGCGGGGTATTGTGCTGTTGCTGCTCTATTTGGCACTTGATGATCAGGATGATCGCCCACTCATAATCGACCAGCCGGAAGAAAATCTCGACCCAAAATCCGTCAACGACGAGTTGGTTCCACTCTTTATCGAAGCCAAAAAACGCCGCCAGGTGATCATGGTCACTCACAATGCTAATCTCGTCGTCAATACGGACGCGGATCAAATTATCATCGCGGAAGCAGGACCACACCCTGTCGGAGGACTGCCTCCGATAACATATTACGGCGCTGGTTTGGAAAGCCAAGAAATACGCGCTGAAGTTTGCAAAATTCTGGAAGGTGGAGAACCAGCATTTCAGGATCGGGCGCGCAGATTGCGAGTTAGGATGGAAAGATAA